ACCACGCACAAGACCCTGCGCGGGCCCCGGGGCGGTCTCATCCTCATGGGGAGCGACTGGGAGAATCCGTGGGGAATTATTGCACCGAAATCAGGCCGTACGAAGAATGTTTCTGAACTCTTGGATTCCAACGTCATGCCAGGTATTCAGGGCGGCCCACTCATGCACATTATCGCTGCAAAAGCAGTCGCCTTTGGCGAAGCGCTCCGGCCAGAATTTCAAGTCTATTCCAAAGCTATCATCGCCAACGCAAAGGCTATGGCAAAAGCTTTCATGAGCAAAGATTATTATCTTATTTCCGGTGGCACTGACACCCATGTTATCCTCATTGATCTCTCAAACAAGGAACTTTCAGGGAAAAAAGCCGAGAACAGTCTGGAAGCGGCTGGTATAACAGTTAACAAAAATATGGTTCCCTACGATGAGAGAAGCCCCATGATTACAAGCGGAATTCGAATCGGAACGCCTGCTATGACTACACGAGGATTGGGAGCTGATGAAATGGTTCAGATTGTTGATTTGATTGACCGTGTCATTCAGGCTCCTGATGATGAATCAGTGACCGAGATCGTCAGAAATGAAGTGAAGGAAATGTGTGATCAGTTTCCTCTCTACAGTGAATTGGATTAATACTCAGCTGGTATGAGCTTGATTTTTCGGTTAATCACCGCCACTTTTTTCTTTTTATCTCTAACAGGATGCTCAATGAGGGAATTTGTTTTAGGGAGTGTGCTCAATTCCGCAGGTGACAGCATATCAGCCATTTACCTTTCCGAGGATGATCCCGATCTCGTGAGGGAGTCGCTTCCAACCAACATGAAACTTATTGAGCTGTTGATCCAGCAGTCGCCGGGGAATCCTGTTCTTCTCACATCCGCCTGTCAGGTCTTTACTGTTTATGCCTATGCGTTCATTGTGCGGGATGCCGAAATTGCTTTGGATGAAAATTTCAGTGAGTCCAGGAGGCTGGCCAAACGAGGCGGAAAGCTACTATTGCGGGCCCGGGATTATGGAATGGCTGCTCTCGAGGCAAAATACCCCGGATTCGGTAAGAGCTACAGCTCCGATCCCCAATCGGCTCTTGCCAGGGTGAGTAAGGAAGACCTTCCCATACTCTACTGGACTGCCGCCGCCTGGGGTCTACTTATCTCTTCATCAAAGGACAATCCCTCCGCCATTATCGAATTACCAAACGTGGGTCACTTTATTGAAAGGGGACTGGAACTTGACGAGTCCTATGACAAAGGCTCCCTTCATGACCTGATGTTTACCTATACACTGAGCCGCCCTGATGGTGGAAGCTCGGCTCCGGAGGTTGCAAAACAACATTACAACCGTGCCTTGGAACTATCAGAAGGGAGCCGGGCTTCTCTTTATATCTCTTATGCTGAATCCATTTCGGTCAGAAATCAGGACAAGGAAGAATTTCTCGAACTTCTTGATAAGGCGCAGGCTGTTGACGTGAATGAAATTCTTGGCCAGCGGCTTGCCAATATTCTGGCGCAGGAGCGGGCACAGTGGCTCAGAGAGAGAGTGGATGAATTGTTCTTTTAGGCGACTGGCTTCACTCGTCGGTTTTTTCTTCTTTTTTTCATCCTTTCCAATGGAAGGAAAGACTGTTATAAAGATGGCTACCCTAGCTCCCGTAGGTTCTCCGTGGCACAATCTTTTGCTGGAGTTGGGACAGAAGTGGCGGGACGCCACTGAAGGGGAGGTTGTATTGAGAATTTATCCCGCAGGCGTCGCCGGTGATGAGCGAGATGTGATCAGGAAGATCAGAATCGGGCAACTCCATGCTGCAGCAGTCACCATCGAGGGGCTGGCTGAAATAAGCCGTGACATGTCTGTTTTCTATATTCCCATGCTGGTGGACTCTTTTGAGGAACTGGACGCTATAAGAAATATTCTCATGCCCGAACTGGAGCAAGGTCTTACGGATAGTGAATTCAAACTTCTGGCGTGGGCCGATGTGGGGTGGGCCTACTGGTTCACCCGGGAGCCCATGTATGAGCCGTCGGATCTGAAAGGCATGCGGCATTTCAGTTGGGCTGGTGATTATGCCAGTGAGCAGCTGTGGCGCAAAGGGGGCTTTCATCCCGTTCCTCTGGCATCTGTGGATGTTGTTATCTCTCTACAGACGGGCGTTATTGATGCATTTTCTACCACGCCTCTTGTTGCACTCTCTTTCCAGTGGTTTGGTTTTGCACCAAACATGCTGGACCTAAAGTGGGCCCCCATGATCGGTGGATTGATCATCAGTGAAAAAATGTGGAGTAAAATTCCCGCTGAATATCAACCTATTCTGGAGGGAATCAGTAAAGAGATGGAGGTGGAGACGAGAGCTTTGGTCTCAGAGATGGAAAAGGCCCTCCAGGTGATGGTTGAGAACGGCCTCAACATTAATCAGCCATCCGTTGAAGATCGAAAAGCGTGGGAGGAACTGATCATATCTTTCTATCCCCATATCCGGGGGAGCCTTGTTCCCACAGGAATTTTTGACAGGGCAATTGAGCTTAAAAAGAATTTGCTGGAAAATAGATGAACTTTTCTCAAAAATCAGCACATGCAGTTGCAAGAACATTTGAATGGTGGGAAAACACGCTGGTCCTGGCGGCACTTCTTTCCATGGCCTTCCTGCCGTGCGTGGAAGCTATCACTCGTGTCATGGGTGTTCCGGGAGTTCCTGGCTCCACCATTATTGTACAGCACCTGACGCTCTGGATCGGCTTCCTGGGTGCCATTATCGCCGCCCGAGAGAACCGACTCCTTTCCCTCACACAGCCGATAGAGATAGAAACAGATGGAAGGAAGGGATTCAGTTACTGGTTTGCCAGAGGCGTAGCCATTACTGTGAGCCTCATTCTTGCCTACGCCAGTTTTATCCTGGTCAAGACCGAATCAGAATATCCTAGGGATCTTCTGCCGGGTATTCCTATCTGGGTTGTGGAAGTAATCATGCCTCTGGGTTTCTTTTTCATCGCCATGGAGATGTTGCGAACGAGTAAAAAAGAACCTGTCTACCGGGCTCTGCTTATAGCCATTCCCCTTGTCATTGGGGCTATGGGACTGGGAGAGACTCTCCAAACGCCCACCGTATTATGGGCTGGTGTGATTGCCATCATAGTCTCACTTGCTTTTGGGGCTCCCATTTTTATCGGACTGGGTGGTTTTGCCGTTCTCTTTTTCTGGTATGATGGAGTACCCATTGCTGCTGTGCCGGCAGAAATGTACAGAATTGTTGTTTCGCCTACACTTCCCACCATTCCTCTTTTCACCTTGGCGGGATATATCCTTGCCCAAAGCGGTGCTTCCAAGCGGCTTATTGAAGTGTTCCGGCACTGGTTTGGGTGGATTCCAGGTGGAACGCCCGTCATGATCACTCTTCTCTGCGGTTTTTTCACCACCCTCACCGGCGGTTCCGGTGTCACCATCCTGGCGTTGGGAGGACTGCTTCTTCCCATGCTTATTTCCGAAAAGTATCCTCGCGAGTTCTCTGTAGGGCTCATCACAGTGTCAGGTTCCCTCGGTTTGCTTTTTCCGCCAAGCCTCCCGGTTATCATTTATGGTGTGACGGCGGGTGTCCCAATAAACAAGATTTTCCTGGCTGGTATTATCCCGGGTTTTTTCCTCGTTGCCATGGTAGCAATGTGGGGCGTAAGGCAGGGATTTATCTCGAAAGTCACAAGGCAACCTTTCCAACCAGCAGAAGCATTTCAGGCTTTCTGGAAAGCCAAATGGGAAGTGTTTATTCCCGCCTTCATTCTCATCGGTATCTTTGGCGGTTTTACCACGCTTGTGGAGGCGGCGGCGTTTACGGTTGTTTATGTTTTATTCGTTGAGGTGTTTGTCTACAAAGATTTGAAACTGAACGACCTTCCCAAAGTGATTGTGGATTGTGCCACGCTGGTAGGTGGTGTGTTGATCATTCTTGGTGTGGCTATGGGGTTTACCAGCTATCTGGTGGATGCCCAGGTGCCGCTCCTGGCCCTGGACTGGGTGAGGGAGAATATTCAGAGTAAGTATGTATTCCTTTTGGCTCTCAATGTGATGTTGCTTATCGTCGGCTGCCTCATGGATATCTTTTCTGCTATCATTGTGGTTGTGCCCCTCATAAAACCCATGGGTATTTACTTTGGGATCGACCCTGTCCATATGGCGGTCATTTTTATCGCGAACCTAGAGCTTGGTTATCTCACACCGCCTGTGGGGATGAACCTTTTCCTGTCGGCGTACCGTTTCAACCGCTCCATGCCTGAAGTGTACAAGGCAACTTTGCCATTTTTCATCATCCTGCTCTTAACAGTGCTTGCCATTACATATATTCCGGCTCTGTCGCTCGCTCTCCTGTGAGAGGACAAAGTTTTGACAAATGATTGAGGTCGGGTATATTTAACGATAGTCTCTATTCAGAGGATGTTTGGAACAGACGCGACAGAATTGAGTTAAAAACCCACTTTTCGCACTAATGGTGAAACAGTCGAGAAAAATAGCTCTTGTTTTAGCAACGGTTACTCTCTTTACGGGTATTTCGCCTCTCAAAGCAGGGAGTGAAGCGGGAGCTCTGTTCCTGCTCATTTCTCCCGGTGCCCGTGCCGGCGGAATGGGTGAAGCCCAGGTGGCCGTGGCCAACGACGCTTATGCCAGCTACTGGAACCCCGCGGGCCTGGCGTTTCTTCAAGGTTCCGAGGTTGCTCTCATGCATGTCAACTGGTTACCTAACCTGGTCTCTGACATGTACTATGAATTTGTTGCCTTTCGCCATCATGTACCTACCTTGGGTACCTTGGGCGGGCATATCATTTTTCTTAATCTCGGTGAGCAGCAGCGAACCGATGAGCAGGGGGAGAATCTCGGTACATTCAACAGCTTCATGTTCGCTGCCACCGCTTCTTACGGAGCATTCATTTCCCGGAACGCGGCCATCGGTCTCAACGTGAAGTTGCTTCATCAGAAGCTGGCTGAGATTGGCGCTGGGGCTGAGAAAGGGAAAGGTGTCACTACTGATTTCGCATTCGACCTCGGCTATCTTCAGAAAGGTTTTCTTTCCAACAGACTGGATATGGGTGTGACGGTGACCAACATTGGTCCGAAGATTGCTTTTATCGATGAGGCACAGGCCGACCCCATGCCCACAAATTTCACTCTTGGCCTGAATTTCAAAGTCGTGGACACCGAATACAACAAACTGAGCATCGTCATGGATATTGACAAAATGCTTGTGGCATCCTATCCAGACATGGATTGGAACAGTGATGGTGTTGTGGGCATGTACGACAAAAAAGGTAAGTATGTGGGCCCCAGTGGGAGTTACAATTCAAAAGGTAGGATGGAAAAAGCTCACACCGATCCCATCTATCTTGGCATATTCACTTCGTGGGTGGATGACTGGCTGTTGGGTGGTGACATTGACCGTCCCGGGAGGAATGGTGTGTCGGACGGGAAAATTGGCGGCTACACCAAAGATGCCACCGACAAGTTTGTTCCCACAGAGGCGGAGTGGGGAGATTCTGACTACGGGAAGTATAACGATGCAGGAGAACTTGAAGTGGGCACCGGCAGATCGAGAACATTCCAAAACGAACTGGATGAGACTGTGCTGAATCTTGGTGCCGAGTACTGGTACTCCCGCTACTTTGCTTTGAGGGCAGGTTACTACTACGATAAGACAGGAAAGATTCATAACCCCACTTTCGGTGTGGGACTCAGGTTTTCGGGCTACGGCTTTGATGCCGGGTTTACCCTTGGAGAGCCGGGGCACCCTCTTACCAATACCATGCGGTTTTCTCTCAATATTGAATTCTGAGGATTTCTGGAAATTTTTTGAAAAGTCCTGCCTTTTCTAACGGCGGGACTTTTTTATACAAAGTGATCTGGCGACTGTTTTTAATCTGTCTGTTCGTCATCCCTCTCCATGCTCAAATGGTTCTTGAAAAAGAGGCTGTTTCTGTTCTGGGCTTACGGGTCAGCTTCAGTCCGGATGATGACGTTTCTTCCACGGGTAACGGTACGTTCCTTGCCGAACCAGAATTGGATCAGTGCGGTGATTATGTCATCGATCCGCCCCCACATAACAAGGCCTATTTTGACGCGCACCTACGTGCTGTTGACAACTACTACCGTTCCGTCTCCCGAGGAAAATTCGGAATCGATCTGGATAGTTCCGTCATTCTGCCGGAGGAGGCATCCTCAAGCTATGTGCTTAATGAGACAATGTCGAGTTATTACCCTTACGATGATGATCAAGCTCAACAGCAGGGACTGGCCCGTTTATTCGAAAAAAGTCTGGAGGCGTCTTACGCTGAAGATGTGCTAAATTTCGACGAATTTGATATTATTATTGTTTTCCATGCCGGTATTGGCCAAGACTTTTCACTTCCGTTCATAGATCCAACGCAGACTGATATTCCCTCCACATATATTGATTCACAGTTTCTGGAAGAACAGCTTGGTAGCGGTTCCATAACTTTTCCAAATGGGTCGGCAGTTTCTTCCGGTATCATCCTGCCGGAGACGCAGAATCATCTTCTTTACAGTATTTCCTCTGAAATATTTGCCGGCCTTTCGCAGCCGTGCGATTATCAGTTTGGATTGACTGGAACATTTGTCCTCATGTTTGGATTTGCAGTGGGGCTCCCGCCACTTTGGGACTTGGAAACCGGGGAAAGTGGTGTAGGTATATTTGCACTTATGGATCAGGGCTCGAACAATGGTAGAGGGTTGGTTCCTTCCCCACCTGATCCGTGGACAAGGGTCTGGGCCGGGTGGGAGTCGGCACAAGTCGTAACACCCACGCAAACTGTCACAGTGGTGGCCAGAGATACTTTAGTTGATGAGATTGTCCGGATAAACATTTCTACCAATGAATATTTTCTCATCGAAAACCGTAATAACTGGGTGAGAGAGAATGTTGACATCGATTCTCTGAGGTGGGCAATTGGGGGTCTGGGAATCAGCGTGCGGGGCTATGTTGAAGTACTCCTAGATTCGGCAAACCTCCAGCGGGATAGTACAACGGGGGTGGTGACATCTGTCCCCAACTATGATCTGGGCCTGCCAGGTTCAGGCCTGCTTATCTGGCACATTGATGAGGAAAGAATAACCGAAGGGTTCGCGAGTCAGACAGTAAACGGTAACCGTGACAGGCGTGGCATCGATTTGGAAGAGGCTGATGGCGCACAGGATATGGGATACCCTTCGGCATTTCTGTTCACCGATCCATCAGCAGGTCTCTGGTCAGACATGTGGTTTGATGGAAACAGCCAGTATACTATCGCCAACCCTGCTTTCGTA
This genomic stretch from Candidatus Neomarinimicrobiota bacterium harbors:
- a CDS encoding TRAP transporter large permease subunit gives rise to the protein MNFSQKSAHAVARTFEWWENTLVLAALLSMAFLPCVEAITRVMGVPGVPGSTIIVQHLTLWIGFLGAIIAARENRLLSLTQPIEIETDGRKGFSYWFARGVAITVSLILAYASFILVKTESEYPRDLLPGIPIWVVEVIMPLGFFFIAMEMLRTSKKEPVYRALLIAIPLVIGAMGLGETLQTPTVLWAGVIAIIVSLAFGAPIFIGLGGFAVLFFWYDGVPIAAVPAEMYRIVVSPTLPTIPLFTLAGYILAQSGASKRLIEVFRHWFGWIPGGTPVMITLLCGFFTTLTGGSGVTILALGGLLLPMLISEKYPREFSVGLITVSGSLGLLFPPSLPVIIYGVTAGVPINKIFLAGIIPGFFLVAMVAMWGVRQGFISKVTRQPFQPAEAFQAFWKAKWEVFIPAFILIGIFGGFTTLVEAAAFTVVYVLFVEVFVYKDLKLNDLPKVIVDCATLVGGVLIILGVAMGFTSYLVDAQVPLLALDWVRENIQSKYVFLLALNVMLLIVGCLMDIFSAIIVVVPLIKPMGIYFGIDPVHMAVIFIANLELGYLTPPVGMNLFLSAYRFNRSMPEVYKATLPFFIILLLTVLAITYIPALSLALL
- a CDS encoding PorV/PorQ family protein: MVKQSRKIALVLATVTLFTGISPLKAGSEAGALFLLISPGARAGGMGEAQVAVANDAYASYWNPAGLAFLQGSEVALMHVNWLPNLVSDMYYEFVAFRHHVPTLGTLGGHIIFLNLGEQQRTDEQGENLGTFNSFMFAATASYGAFISRNAAIGLNVKLLHQKLAEIGAGAEKGKGVTTDFAFDLGYLQKGFLSNRLDMGVTVTNIGPKIAFIDEAQADPMPTNFTLGLNFKVVDTEYNKLSIVMDIDKMLVASYPDMDWNSDGVVGMYDKKGKYVGPSGSYNSKGRMEKAHTDPIYLGIFTSWVDDWLLGGDIDRPGRNGVSDGKIGGYTKDATDKFVPTEAEWGDSDYGKYNDAGELEVGTGRSRTFQNELDETVLNLGAEYWYSRYFALRAGYYYDKTGKIHNPTFGVGLRFSGYGFDAGFTLGEPGHPLTNTMRFSLNIEF
- a CDS encoding T9SS type A sorting domain-containing protein; this translates as MKSPAFSNGGTFLYKVIWRLFLICLFVIPLHAQMVLEKEAVSVLGLRVSFSPDDDVSSTGNGTFLAEPELDQCGDYVIDPPPHNKAYFDAHLRAVDNYYRSVSRGKFGIDLDSSVILPEEASSSYVLNETMSSYYPYDDDQAQQQGLARLFEKSLEASYAEDVLNFDEFDIIIVFHAGIGQDFSLPFIDPTQTDIPSTYIDSQFLEEQLGSGSITFPNGSAVSSGIILPETQNHLLYSISSEIFAGLSQPCDYQFGLTGTFVLMFGFAVGLPPLWDLETGESGVGIFALMDQGSNNGRGLVPSPPDPWTRVWAGWESAQVVTPTQTVTVVARDTLVDEIVRINISTNEYFLIENRNNWVRENVDIDSLRWAIGGLGISVRGYVEVLLDSANLQRDSTTGVVTSVPNYDLGLPGSGLLIWHIDEERITEGFASQTVNGNRDRRGIDLEEADGAQDMGYPSAFLFTDPSAGLWSDMWFDGNSQYTIANPAFVNQSPSFGPDTYPSTRSNSGADSYLEINDITKAGKVMTFTLANSLLADGFPDSSLQMEFLYDFDGDGQREIIGMSDSLWWSGPGEIKPEGITLRPVGDYRLAITNSGPAPELVLTFERDGLLAVEIKSYSSTISGFESVWSASLQLALPSRVVGYTNASKVGLFYDDHIVIITPDSSWEEVTNEGLTVSWWTRGPLSDVGSVVHTSGEGLVSMTNGITYTGFEEVGFVYLGVVDLDGDAELEIIATDTEGTVYALNRNLTLLSGFPMELDAAGPFLAGQITGDDHPEIVTKTSQGDVLIIDWTGRISFHLAGDETSELKMIANYQGRNAILTSSEVWLFDEAAADEGNSWPSEHGGLLNGRFFSGSLSESPVSANNGILDKKRTYCYPNPADDGSTTLRVTVGEVDNITITVYDLAGFFVERLKIANVHSNEVNEVVWDVSQVESGVYLANVEATLAGKSASKILKIAVIN